One stretch of Saccharomonospora xinjiangensis XJ-54 DNA includes these proteins:
- a CDS encoding glycosyltransferase family 2 protein codes for MTGFLRRHWLLLVLLAGGITLRVLVWLAYEPALLYIDSFRYLNNLDALRPTDLNPLGYTVVLKVLFAFGGLAFVQAIQHVLGVLLAVSLYALTLRYTSRRWIGALVAAPVLLDAYQLQIEALIMSEVWFQALLVGVLWALLGRAGHSEPSWWRAGLAGVLIGLAVITRTIGFTLVVPMVAYLVLAGGAWRSKAGWKRIGVRGAAGLLGVAAVLFPYSAYFYSQAGHWGLTGATGNVLYGRAASIADCSELPRNDAGLQLFCPDEPIEARQGIDYYTHVVYGNPEWPPQGLPDARSKEQLANQFAKEVFLNQPFDFTGSILRDFAKNFDPVKRTHHNDVPVERWHFQLTYPYYDIGDATVEEYNATTYAYDGVLPRADSGLTAFLRGYQLGGGYTWGPLLAVFGLLGLLASAGVGRARRSGLRGAALLATGSGLIILLGAASFEFSWRYQLPALVLLPLGGALGLAAIIGARGDSTGAAKGRRPTLDDYPDDIDAEAVADFRQRYGNSPLTPLVVVIAAYNEAKGIGAVLRGMPTHCGDLPVSTLVVVDGATDNTAEVAGEAGAYVCVAKRNRGQGAALRLGYHLATECGARYIVTTDADGQYDNNEMPMLVKPLLDDTADFVTGSRRLGSYEHDSAVRWLGVRVFAWLASLLTLRKITDTSFGFRAMKAELATSVTLREPQYQSSELLLGVMARGARVLEVPMSMRLRNNGTSKKGRSLKYGANYARVMTGTWLREYVLRGGKRAGRAVRTS; via the coding sequence GTGACGGGCTTCCTCCGCCGCCACTGGCTGCTGCTCGTCCTGCTCGCCGGTGGCATCACGCTGCGTGTGCTGGTGTGGCTGGCCTACGAGCCTGCGCTGCTCTACATCGACAGCTTCCGCTATCTAAACAACCTGGACGCTCTGCGCCCGACGGATCTGAACCCGCTCGGCTACACCGTGGTGCTGAAGGTGCTGTTCGCCTTCGGCGGGCTCGCGTTCGTCCAAGCGATACAGCATGTGCTCGGCGTGCTGCTCGCGGTGTCGCTGTACGCGCTGACCCTGAGATACACCTCCCGGCGCTGGATCGGTGCGCTCGTTGCCGCGCCGGTGTTGCTCGACGCGTATCAGTTGCAGATCGAAGCGCTCATCATGTCGGAGGTGTGGTTCCAGGCGCTGCTGGTCGGCGTTCTGTGGGCCCTGCTCGGCCGTGCCGGACACAGTGAACCCTCCTGGTGGAGGGCCGGTCTCGCGGGAGTCCTCATCGGGCTCGCCGTCATCACGAGGACCATCGGCTTCACGCTCGTCGTGCCGATGGTGGCCTATCTCGTGCTGGCAGGCGGGGCGTGGCGCAGCAAGGCCGGGTGGAAACGTATCGGTGTGCGTGGCGCGGCCGGCCTGCTCGGGGTCGCCGCGGTGCTGTTCCCGTACTCGGCGTACTTCTATTCACAGGCAGGGCACTGGGGCTTGACGGGAGCCACCGGCAACGTGCTGTACGGGCGCGCGGCCAGCATCGCGGACTGCTCCGAACTGCCCCGGAACGACGCCGGGTTGCAGCTCTTCTGCCCCGACGAGCCGATCGAGGCACGGCAAGGGATTGACTACTACACGCACGTTGTGTACGGAAACCCGGAGTGGCCACCGCAGGGGCTTCCCGACGCGCGGAGCAAGGAGCAGCTGGCCAACCAGTTCGCCAAGGAAGTGTTCCTGAACCAGCCGTTCGACTTCACGGGGTCGATCCTGAGGGACTTCGCGAAGAACTTCGACCCCGTCAAGCGCACACATCACAACGACGTGCCTGTCGAACGCTGGCACTTCCAGCTCACGTACCCGTACTACGACATCGGTGACGCGACTGTCGAGGAGTACAACGCGACGACGTACGCCTACGACGGGGTGTTGCCGCGCGCGGACTCCGGCCTCACCGCTTTCCTGCGCGGCTATCAGCTCGGTGGCGGTTACACGTGGGGTCCGCTGCTGGCGGTTTTCGGCCTGCTCGGCCTGCTCGCCTCGGCCGGGGTCGGGCGTGCTCGCCGGTCCGGCCTGAGGGGGGCGGCACTGCTCGCCACGGGCAGTGGTTTGATCATCCTGCTCGGAGCGGCTTCGTTCGAGTTCTCCTGGCGGTACCAACTTCCCGCGCTCGTACTTCTCCCACTCGGGGGTGCGCTCGGACTCGCCGCGATCATCGGTGCGCGCGGCGATTCGACCGGCGCGGCGAAAGGACGGAGGCCCACATTGGACGACTACCCCGACGACATCGACGCAGAGGCTGTTGCCGACTTCCGGCAGCGCTACGGCAACAGCCCGCTGACACCGCTGGTGGTGGTGATCGCGGCCTACAACGAGGCGAAGGGCATCGGGGCGGTGCTGAGGGGAATGCCGACGCACTGCGGTGACCTTCCGGTGTCCACACTCGTCGTCGTGGACGGTGCGACGGACAACACCGCCGAGGTGGCAGGCGAGGCGGGCGCGTACGTGTGTGTCGCCAAGCGCAACCGAGGTCAGGGTGCCGCCCTGCGCCTCGGGTACCACCTCGCCACCGAATGCGGGGCGCGCTACATCGTCACCACCGACGCCGACGGGCAGTACGACAACAACGAGATGCCGATGCTCGTGAAGCCGCTTCTGGACGACACGGCTGACTTCGTCACCGGGTCTCGCAGGCTCGGCAGCTACGAGCACGACAGTGCCGTGCGCTGGCTCGGCGTGCGGGTTTTCGCGTGGCTCGCCTCACTTCTGACCCTGCGTAAGATCACCGACACGTCGTTCGGTTTCCGTGCCATGAAGGCCGAGCTCGCCACGTCGGTGACCTTGCGCGAACCGCAGTACCAGTCGTCGGAGCTGCTGCTCGGCGTCATGGCACGAGGTGCGCGGGTCCTTGAGGTGCCGATGTCCATGCGGCTGCGCAACAACGGCACGAGCAAGAAGGGCCGCAGCCTGAAGTACGGCGCCAACTACGCGCGGGTCATGACGGGGACTTGGCTACGCGAATACGTGTTGCGTGGCGGAAAACGAGCCGGTCGAGCAGTGCGAACTTCATGA
- a CDS encoding GtrA family protein, producing MAGMHNGVVSTASTSAGQAQATTSSRPRLLVRLFRAATSSALATGISQVTLIGLLWWGAAPVLASALAFVAGAIPNFFLARRWAWGRRGTPPVRSELLPYFVVIGLAGLASVGLTTFAGWLTEPLNLSGFVRIVVLDAVFLGSYAVVFVMKFALLDRLVFRHATRIRVAKSPS from the coding sequence ATGGCGGGTATGCACAATGGAGTGGTGAGCACCGCTTCGACGTCCGCAGGCCAAGCGCAGGCGACGACGTCTTCCCGGCCCCGCCTGCTGGTCAGGCTGTTCCGCGCCGCGACGAGTTCCGCGCTGGCCACCGGCATCAGCCAGGTGACCCTGATCGGGCTGCTGTGGTGGGGTGCCGCGCCCGTACTCGCCAGCGCCCTCGCGTTCGTCGCGGGAGCCATCCCCAACTTTTTCCTCGCCCGGCGCTGGGCCTGGGGCCGCAGGGGCACGCCACCGGTGAGAAGCGAACTCCTGCCCTACTTCGTGGTGATCGGCCTCGCCGGTCTGGCCTCGGTGGGCCTCACCACGTTCGCGGGCTGGCTCACCGAGCCGCTGAACCTCTCCGGCTTCGTTCGCATCGTGGTGCTCGACGCGGTGTTCCTCGGAAGCTACGCCGTCGTGTTCGTCATGAAGTTCGCACTGCTCGACCGGCTCGTTTTCCGCCACGCAACACGTATTCGCGTAGCCAAGTCCCCGTCATGA
- a CDS encoding NAD-dependent epimerase/dehydratase family protein produces MRVLVLGGDGYLGWPTALHLSDCGHDVAVVDNYARRKYDEELGSQSLVPIEDLEVRVAAWKEVSGKEIPVFVGDLLDAEFVYRVVREYEPDTIIHFAEQRAAPYSMIDREHAVYTQHNNVIGNLNVMYAIAEINPEIHLVKLGTMGEYGTPNIDIEEGWIEIEHNGRKDRMLFPKKPGSFYHLSKVHDSHNIEFGCRIWGMRATDLNQGVVYGQQTDQTARDPRLATRFDYDAVFGTVLNRFVIQAALGQPLTVYGKGGQTRGMLDIRDTVECLRLAVENPADRGEFRVFNQMTESFSVKQVAELVAETYPGSVEIDYLENPRWELEEHYYNVKHTGLIDLGLKPHLLSDTLIESLFPIVEENKHRVDLELLLPKVKWASAKNS; encoded by the coding sequence GTGCGAGTCCTCGTTCTCGGTGGTGACGGATACCTGGGGTGGCCGACAGCCCTCCACCTCTCGGATTGCGGGCACGACGTCGCCGTCGTTGACAACTACGCCCGGAGAAAGTACGACGAGGAACTCGGCTCCCAGAGCCTCGTCCCGATCGAGGACCTCGAGGTCCGCGTCGCGGCGTGGAAAGAGGTCTCCGGCAAGGAGATCCCCGTGTTCGTGGGTGATCTGCTCGACGCCGAGTTCGTGTACCGGGTGGTACGGGAGTACGAACCCGACACGATCATCCACTTCGCCGAGCAGCGGGCAGCCCCGTACTCGATGATCGACCGCGAGCACGCCGTCTACACGCAGCACAACAACGTGATCGGCAACCTCAACGTCATGTACGCCATCGCCGAGATCAACCCGGAGATCCACCTGGTGAAGCTCGGCACCATGGGCGAGTACGGCACACCCAACATCGACATCGAGGAGGGCTGGATCGAGATCGAGCACAACGGTCGCAAGGACCGGATGCTCTTCCCGAAGAAGCCGGGCTCGTTCTACCACCTCTCCAAGGTTCACGACTCGCACAACATCGAGTTCGGCTGCCGCATCTGGGGTATGCGCGCGACCGACCTCAACCAGGGTGTCGTGTACGGGCAGCAGACCGACCAGACGGCTCGCGACCCGAGGCTGGCGACCCGGTTCGACTATGACGCCGTGTTCGGCACGGTGCTGAACCGCTTCGTCATCCAGGCCGCGCTCGGCCAGCCGCTCACCGTGTACGGCAAGGGCGGGCAGACGCGGGGCATGCTCGACATCCGCGACACCGTCGAATGCCTGCGACTGGCCGTGGAGAACCCGGCCGACCGCGGCGAGTTCCGCGTGTTCAACCAGATGACCGAGAGCTTCTCGGTGAAGCAGGTCGCCGAGTTGGTCGCCGAGACCTATCCGGGCTCCGTGGAGATCGACTACCTCGAGAACCCGCGCTGGGAACTCGAGGAGCACTACTACAACGTGAAGCACACGGGGCTGATCGACCTCGGTCTCAAGCCGCACCTGCTCTCCGACACGCTGATCGAGTCGCTGTTCCCCATCGTCGAGGAGAACAAGCACCGCGTGGACCTCGAACTTCTCCTGCCGAAGGTGAAGTGGGCCAGCGCGAAGAACTCCTGA
- the sepH gene encoding septation protein SepH yields MRTLRVVGLHEDGKSIVCEDPERRERFLLPADERLRAAARGDIARLGQIEIEQENTMRPREIQARIRAGESVEEVASAAGMSPARVERFAYPVLAERARTAELAQRAHPAREDGPDVRTLGEIVAHSFALRGQDYTQASWDAWRSDEGKWIVGLTWTAGRSDNRARWTFSPGAHGGTVAALDELAETLLDPESHRAPRAVGQRDDVQRDTGEVADLPSRVGATVIEAPIPSPIEDAEDTGDGTSHTSSPLPARQAGGGLVPEQPTAATTARGKKGHPTVPAWEDVLLGVRSQRG; encoded by the coding sequence ATGCGAACGCTACGAGTGGTCGGGTTGCACGAGGACGGCAAGTCCATCGTGTGCGAAGACCCTGAGCGCCGCGAGCGATTCCTCCTGCCTGCTGACGAACGGCTGCGCGCGGCAGCACGTGGTGACATCGCCCGGCTCGGCCAGATCGAGATCGAGCAGGAGAACACGATGCGCCCACGCGAGATCCAGGCCCGCATCCGGGCGGGAGAGTCCGTCGAGGAGGTCGCGTCCGCCGCGGGCATGTCCCCGGCCAGGGTCGAACGGTTCGCCTACCCGGTGCTGGCCGAGCGGGCCCGCACAGCCGAGCTGGCACAGCGGGCTCACCCGGCTCGTGAGGACGGCCCCGACGTGCGGACACTCGGCGAGATCGTCGCTCACTCCTTCGCGCTGCGCGGGCAGGACTACACGCAGGCGAGCTGGGACGCATGGCGCTCCGACGAGGGAAAGTGGATCGTCGGCCTCACCTGGACCGCGGGCCGCTCGGACAACAGGGCACGGTGGACCTTCTCCCCCGGCGCTCACGGCGGCACCGTCGCAGCACTCGACGAGCTGGCGGAGACGCTGCTCGACCCCGAATCGCACCGCGCGCCGAGGGCGGTCGGTCAGCGTGACGACGTCCAGCGCGACACCGGTGAGGTGGCGGATCTGCCTTCGCGTGTGGGAGCCACGGTGATCGAGGCTCCCATCCCCTCGCCCATCGAGGACGCTGAGGACACCGGGGACGGCACGTCCCACACGTCGTCGCCGTTGCCCGCGAGGCAGGCTGGCGGCGGCCTTGTGCCCGAACAGCCGACGGCGGCCACCACGGCACGCGGCAAGAAGGGACATCCCACCGTGCCCGCGTGGGAGGACGTCCTGCTCGGAGTGCGCAGCCAACGAGGCTGA
- the serC gene encoding phosphoserine transaminase, whose translation MTEPATAADLTLPADLKPSDGRFGCGPSKVRPEQLANLAKDGANVLGTSHRQKPVKSLVGRVRAGLTELFRLPDGYEVVLGNGGTTAFWDAAAFGLVRERAQHFTYGEFSSKFAKVTDKAPFLGESIVVKGEPGSAPEIAYQQGADLVAWAHNETSTGVAVGVRRPEGSEGALVAIDATSGAGGLPVDASEFDVYYFAPQKSFASDGGLWIALMSPAAIERVNEIGATDRWVPDFLSLPTALDNSRKDQTYNTPAVATLFLLADQIEWMLSHGGLDWTTARTRESSSRLYEWAEKTSYTTPFVSDAALRSQVVGTIDFDDSVDASVVAKTLRANGIVDVEPYRKLGRNQLRVGTFPAIEPDDVTALTRCVEWVVENIA comes from the coding sequence ATGACCGAACCCGCCACAGCCGCTGACCTCACCTTGCCGGCGGACCTCAAGCCCTCCGACGGCCGGTTCGGGTGCGGGCCATCCAAGGTGCGCCCCGAGCAACTGGCCAACCTCGCCAAGGACGGAGCGAACGTCCTCGGTACCTCCCATCGGCAGAAGCCGGTGAAGTCCCTCGTCGGCAGGGTCCGCGCCGGACTCACCGAGCTGTTCCGGCTGCCCGACGGCTACGAGGTCGTCCTCGGAAACGGCGGCACCACGGCGTTCTGGGACGCGGCGGCGTTCGGGCTCGTGCGCGAGCGCGCACAGCACTTCACCTACGGCGAGTTCTCGTCGAAGTTCGCCAAGGTGACCGACAAGGCGCCGTTCCTCGGTGAGTCGATCGTCGTCAAGGGCGAGCCGGGCAGCGCGCCGGAGATCGCGTACCAGCAGGGCGCCGACCTGGTCGCGTGGGCTCACAACGAGACCTCCACCGGAGTCGCCGTCGGTGTCCGCAGGCCGGAAGGCAGCGAGGGCGCCCTCGTCGCCATCGACGCCACCTCCGGCGCGGGCGGCCTTCCCGTCGATGCCTCCGAGTTCGACGTGTACTACTTCGCGCCGCAGAAGTCGTTCGCCTCGGACGGCGGGCTGTGGATCGCGCTCATGTCACCGGCCGCGATCGAGCGGGTGAACGAGATCGGCGCCACCGACCGCTGGGTGCCCGACTTCCTGTCGCTGCCCACCGCACTCGACAACTCGCGCAAGGACCAGACCTACAACACGCCCGCGGTGGCCACGCTGTTCCTGCTCGCCGACCAGATCGAGTGGATGCTGTCGCACGGCGGGCTCGACTGGACCACCGCACGCACCCGCGAATCGTCGAGCAGGCTGTACGAGTGGGCCGAGAAGACCTCCTACACCACGCCGTTCGTGAGCGACGCCGCGCTGCGGTCCCAGGTGGTCGGCACCATCGACTTCGACGACTCCGTCGATGCCTCCGTGGTCGCGAAGACGTTGCGTGCCAACGGCATCGTGGACGTGGAGCCGTATCGCAAGCTCGGCCGTAACCAGCTCCGCGTCGGCACGTTCCCCGCTATCGAACCGGACGACGTCACCGCACTCACCCGATGCGTCGAATGGGTTGTGGAGAACATCGCATAA
- a CDS encoding serine hydrolase domain-containing protein translates to MLPTTELALLRRVATEQVSGRAPSLVAAVIRDGELVWSAARGEVGSAAPDNLTQYRIGSITKSLVAAVVMRLRDEGRLRLGDPIDTHVPGTDFGDVTVAQLLAHTSGLTSESPGAWWERTPGGTWAELNASLGPDEVKHRAGRRFHYSNVGYGVLGELVARLRGTTWLDAVRREILQPLSMSHTTDRPDGRHATGYAVHPFADVVLPEPEHDAGAMAPAGQLWSCVEDLARWTAFVGGDTGEVLHSDTVAEMREAAVIDDSGAWTSGYGLGLQLVHANGKRLAGHTGSMPGFLACTMIDPATRTGAVAFANTTSGVGILSLTNDLIAMADDYEPPLPAEWRPSPIEPALLDLTGLWHWGPSPYHLRVLPNGWLDLNPATGAGRGSRFRPLGEDRWLGLDGYYAGETLTVVRAADGKPHHLDLATFVFTRTPYDPSAPVPGGVDERGWQPSAQAPSEG, encoded by the coding sequence ATGCTGCCAACCACCGAACTCGCTCTGCTCCGCCGCGTGGCCACCGAACAGGTGTCCGGCCGCGCGCCGTCCCTCGTGGCCGCCGTGATCCGCGACGGCGAACTCGTCTGGTCGGCCGCGCGTGGCGAGGTGGGTTCGGCAGCGCCCGACAACCTCACGCAGTACCGCATCGGCTCGATCACCAAGTCACTCGTCGCCGCCGTGGTCATGCGGCTGCGCGACGAGGGGAGGCTGCGCCTTGGCGACCCGATCGACACCCACGTGCCGGGCACCGACTTCGGCGACGTGACCGTGGCCCAACTGCTCGCCCACACCAGCGGGCTCACCTCGGAGTCGCCGGGAGCGTGGTGGGAACGCACACCGGGAGGTACGTGGGCCGAACTGAACGCGAGCCTCGGGCCCGACGAGGTCAAGCACCGTGCGGGACGGCGGTTTCACTACTCCAACGTCGGCTACGGCGTGCTCGGCGAATTGGTCGCCAGACTGCGGGGCACCACGTGGCTCGACGCCGTCCGGCGCGAGATCCTCCAGCCGCTCTCGATGTCCCACACCACGGACCGCCCCGACGGCAGGCATGCGACGGGCTACGCGGTGCACCCCTTCGCCGACGTCGTCCTTCCCGAGCCGGAGCACGACGCGGGAGCCATGGCACCCGCGGGTCAGCTGTGGTCCTGCGTCGAGGACCTCGCGCGCTGGACCGCCTTCGTCGGCGGCGACACCGGAGAGGTCCTGCATTCCGACACGGTGGCGGAGATGCGCGAGGCCGCGGTGATCGACGACAGCGGCGCGTGGACCTCCGGCTACGGGCTCGGTCTCCAGCTCGTCCACGCGAACGGCAAGCGCCTCGCAGGACACACCGGGTCGATGCCGGGCTTCCTCGCCTGCACGATGATCGACCCGGCCACCCGCACCGGCGCCGTCGCGTTCGCCAACACGACATCGGGTGTCGGCATCCTCTCGCTCACGAACGATCTCATCGCGATGGCCGACGACTACGAACCTCCGCTGCCCGCCGAGTGGCGGCCTTCGCCGATCGAGCCCGCGCTGCTCGACCTCACCGGGCTGTGGCACTGGGGTCCCTCGCCGTACCACCTCAGGGTGCTGCCGAACGGCTGGCTCGACCTGAATCCCGCCACGGGCGCAGGCCGAGGGTCTCGATTCCGGCCTCTCGGCGAGGACCGCTGGCTCGGCCTCGACGGCTACTACGCCGGTGAGACACTCACCGTGGTGAGGGCCGCCGACGGCAAGCCGCACCACCTCGACCTCGCCACCTTCGTGTTCACGCGCACGCCCTACGACCCGAGCGCGCCCGTCCCCGGAGGTGTCGATGAGCGCGGATGGCAGCCGAGCGCGCAGGCCCCGTCCGAGGGGTGA